One genomic segment of Bacillaceae bacterium S4-13-56 includes these proteins:
- a CDS encoding universal stress protein, translated as MMEYNNIIVAVDGSKASEKAFDKAIYIAKRNHARLIISHVIDTRAFATVEAYDRTLAERAVTHADELLQEYKNQALNQGIEQVDTDIEYGSPKIKIAKEVAPKFEADLIICGATGLNAMERFFIGSVSEHVTRYAACDVLIVRNSSDEEKK; from the coding sequence ATGATGGAATATAATAACATTATCGTTGCGGTTGATGGATCAAAAGCATCAGAGAAAGCCTTTGACAAAGCTATTTATATTGCGAAAAGGAATCATGCACGATTAATTATTTCTCATGTAATTGACACAAGGGCTTTTGCTACTGTAGAAGCATACGATCGAACCCTCGCAGAACGGGCAGTAACCCATGCTGACGAGTTGTTACAAGAATATAAGAATCAGGCTTTGAATCAAGGAATTGAACAAGTAGATACGGATATTGAATATGGATCACCTAAAATTAAAATTGCTAAGGAAGTAGCTCCAAAATTTGAGGCTGACCTTATTATTTGTGGTGCTACAGGTTTGAATGCGATGGAACGATTTTTTATCGGTAGTGTATCTGAACACGTAACACGATATGCGGCTTGCGATGTGCTTATTGTTCGTAATTCTTCTGATGAGGAGAAAAAGTAG
- a CDS encoding MogA/MoaB family molybdenum cofactor biosynthesis protein, which yields MSVEEHKKGAPTKIRCKVITVSDTRTKETDTSGALMIRKLENAGFIIEQYEIVKDSREEIKQAVVDGCQDPSIDAVLTNGGTGIAWRDVTIETVADLLDKELVGFGEIFRMLSYTEDIGSAAILSRAIAGVSNHTAVFSTPGSSGAVKLAMDKLIIPELAHVVREIRKDL from the coding sequence ATGTCTGTTGAAGAACACAAAAAAGGAGCGCCTACTAAAATTAGATGTAAGGTCATAACAGTTAGTGATACACGAACAAAAGAAACGGATACAAGTGGAGCTTTAATGATTCGCAAGCTTGAAAACGCGGGATTTATCATTGAACAGTATGAAATTGTTAAAGATAGTAGAGAAGAAATTAAGCAAGCGGTGGTTGATGGTTGTCAAGACCCTTCTATTGATGCAGTTCTAACGAATGGAGGGACCGGGATAGCTTGGAGAGACGTCACTATAGAGACTGTAGCAGATTTATTAGACAAGGAGCTTGTAGGGTTTGGGGAGATTTTTAGAATGCTAAGTTACACAGAAGACATAGGATCAGCAGCTATTTTATCGCGAGCAATTGCTGGAGTTTCCAACCACACAGCGGTATTTTCTACTCCTGGATCCTCTGGTGCAGTGAAGCTTGCTATGGACAAACTAATTATTCCAGAATTAGCTCATGTCGTTCGAGAAATTAGAAAAGACCTATAA
- a CDS encoding EcsC family protein, whose translation MGDEYFSNEISRWEKQWSQYQSNDFENLYDLWVKKAFEGIPPKTRKLFFNRLDTWLFHTHALIQGTAFQNEARERIITSGKIFNSSISDVKDMKLLNLSQLTYLAQQQATKGKVYSFAQGGLTGTGGWLLLGLDFPAMMAMNLRGIQLIGMTFGHEMNHPYELLLSLKVFHAATLPKRLQKAAWEELKQEVKSQSYHPYVFEEEDGLTDESWIGQPLKQCFKSLFILMFRKKLIQGLPMISMAIGAGLNYQLTKQVTEYAIRFYQNRHLIAQSTE comes from the coding sequence GTGGGTGACGAATATTTTTCCAATGAAATTTCTCGATGGGAAAAACAGTGGAGTCAATATCAATCCAATGATTTCGAAAACTTATATGATTTGTGGGTAAAAAAAGCTTTTGAGGGGATACCGCCTAAGACAAGAAAGCTTTTTTTTAATCGTTTGGATACTTGGTTGTTTCATACACATGCTTTGATTCAAGGAACAGCTTTCCAAAATGAAGCACGTGAAAGAATTATTACTTCCGGTAAAATTTTTAACTCATCTATTTCAGATGTGAAGGACATGAAATTATTGAATCTAAGTCAATTAACCTACCTTGCTCAACAGCAAGCTACAAAAGGCAAAGTATATTCATTTGCTCAAGGTGGTCTAACTGGAACTGGTGGATGGCTACTACTTGGATTAGATTTCCCCGCCATGATGGCAATGAATCTAAGAGGAATCCAACTTATTGGAATGACATTTGGACATGAAATGAACCATCCATATGAACTTCTTTTATCATTAAAGGTCTTTCATGCTGCAACGCTACCAAAACGTTTACAGAAAGCAGCGTGGGAGGAACTGAAGCAAGAAGTAAAATCGCAAAGTTATCATCCATATGTATTTGAAGAAGAGGATGGATTAACAGATGAATCGTGGATTGGTCAACCTTTAAAACAATGTTTTAAATCACTTTTTATCCTAATGTTCAGAAAAAAACTTATCCAAGGTCTTCCTATGATCAGCATGGCTATAGGTGCAGGACTAAATTATCAGTTAACAAAACAAGTAACGGAGTATGCCATCCGTTTCTATCAAAATCGGCACCTGATTGCACAAAGTACAGAGTAA
- a CDS encoding Xaa-Pro peptidase family protein produces MRISVLQELLDKNGEEAIFLTSRRNIFYISGYDTDPHERVVGIYVPSSTEFKPVMILPSMEVNDARQSGWSHDIIAYQDQSNPWDLFSTYLQENKQIPTQIALEKDHLTVSRQEQLKNFFPNVTWSRGDEYLQNLRVQKDKKEYTLMKQAAALADLGVKIGIESLAKGKTELEIVADIEYGLKKQGIREMSFSTLVLFGENTSSPHGTPGKNTLQDNQFVLFDLGVVFEGYCSDITRTVFYGTPTEEQKKIYEIVKEAQQFAINECKLDTPIGVIDKAARNYIEDAGYGDYFPHRIGHGIGVDVHEYPSIHQDNTLLVKEGMAFTIEPGIYIQGHGGVRIEDQIYMTDKGPEILNQIPKELQLIMPK; encoded by the coding sequence ATGAGAATTTCTGTTTTACAAGAGCTACTTGATAAAAATGGTGAAGAAGCTATCTTTCTGACATCACGCCGGAATATTTTTTATATAAGTGGCTATGATACCGATCCTCATGAAAGAGTGGTTGGTATCTATGTACCTTCCTCAACAGAATTTAAACCTGTTATGATATTACCATCAATGGAAGTTAATGATGCGCGTCAAAGTGGATGGTCCCACGATATCATTGCTTATCAGGATCAATCAAATCCATGGGATTTATTCTCTACATATTTACAAGAAAACAAACAAATCCCAACCCAAATTGCTCTGGAGAAGGACCATTTAACTGTCTCTCGACAAGAACAATTGAAAAATTTTTTCCCCAATGTAACATGGTCCAGAGGGGATGAATATCTTCAGAATTTACGTGTTCAAAAAGATAAGAAAGAATACACACTAATGAAGCAAGCAGCAGCTCTTGCTGATTTGGGAGTAAAAATAGGAATAGAATCATTGGCTAAAGGAAAAACAGAGCTAGAAATAGTTGCAGATATTGAATATGGATTAAAGAAACAAGGAATAAGAGAGATGTCTTTTTCGACTTTAGTCCTTTTTGGAGAAAACACTTCCTCACCTCATGGTACTCCAGGAAAAAATACCTTACAGGATAACCAATTTGTTTTATTTGATTTAGGAGTTGTTTTTGAAGGATATTGCTCTGATATAACAAGAACTGTATTCTATGGTACGCCGACAGAAGAGCAGAAAAAAATCTATGAGATTGTAAAAGAAGCTCAGCAATTTGCTATTAATGAGTGTAAGCTTGATACTCCAATTGGAGTTATTGACAAGGCTGCACGGAATTATATTGAAGATGCAGGGTATGGAGATTATTTTCCGCATCGAATCGGCCATGGAATAGGAGTCGATGTTCATGAATACCCATCCATTCACCAAGACAACACACTATTAGTAAAAGAAGGGATGGCATTCACTATTGAACCTGGAATATATATCCAAGGTCATGGTGGGGTAAGAATCGAGGATCAAATCTACATGACAGATAAAGGACCAGAAATTCTTAATCAAATTCCTAAAGAACTACAACTTATAATGCCTAAATAA
- a CDS encoding SDR family oxidoreductase, with protein MKHALVTAGSKGLGWQVVESFIEKGCSVTVTYHKDLEKAESLLQRYPHHKERIHIVQADVTQKEDIDRLMESVMERFQRIDYLVHNAGPYIFERKKIADYTEQEWNQMIQGNLTSVFHFYKKAIPVMREQHFGRIITYGFQGAGSAAGWIYRGAFAAAKVGLVSLTKTIAYEEAENGITANMVCPGNITGSMKEATIEESRRIRDEVTPIGRSGTGEDIARIVDFLCQGNSDLITGAVIDATGGLDVIHRFR; from the coding sequence GTGAAACACGCACTAGTTACTGCTGGATCCAAAGGACTAGGCTGGCAAGTTGTCGAATCGTTTATTGAAAAAGGGTGCTCTGTAACTGTTACATATCATAAGGACTTGGAGAAAGCTGAATCTCTCCTTCAAAGGTACCCGCATCATAAAGAGCGCATTCATATTGTACAAGCTGATGTAACTCAAAAAGAAGATATTGATCGCTTGATGGAATCTGTCATGGAACGATTTCAACGAATTGATTACTTAGTACATAATGCCGGCCCTTATATATTTGAACGAAAAAAAATAGCCGATTATACGGAACAAGAATGGAACCAGATGATTCAAGGGAATTTGACCTCTGTTTTTCATTTTTATAAGAAAGCAATCCCGGTCATGAGAGAGCAGCATTTTGGACGAATTATAACTTATGGTTTTCAAGGGGCTGGCTCAGCTGCCGGATGGATTTATAGAGGTGCATTTGCGGCAGCAAAAGTCGGACTTGTTTCTTTAACAAAAACCATTGCTTATGAGGAAGCTGAAAATGGGATAACAGCAAATATGGTATGTCCGGGGAATATTACAGGATCAATGAAGGAAGCTACAATTGAAGAAAGTCGCCGTATTCGGGATGAGGTTACCCCTATTGGAAGATCTGGAACGGGGGAAGATATTGCACGAATAGTAGATTTTTTATGTCAAGGAAATTCCGATCTGATTACAGGTGCTGTAATCGATGCAACAGGAGGGTTAGATGTTATCCATCGTTTCCGGTAA
- the ald gene encoding alanine dehydrogenase, which produces MNIGVPKEIKNNENRVAMTPAGVMTLVSAGHQVFVETEAGIGSGFTDEQYLEAGATIVSTAKEAWSQEMVMKVKEPLPEEYYYFYEGLILFTYLHLAPEPELTKALIDKKVVGIAYETVQLPNGSLPLLTPMSEVAGRMASQIGAQFLEKTKGGKGILLGGVPGVSRGKVTVIGGGVVGTNAAKIAMGLGADVTIVDLNPDRLRQLDDIFGSSINTLMSNPLNIAEALKESDLVVGAVLIPGAKAPRLVTEEMVQAMTPGSVIVDVAIDQGGIFETTDRITTHDNPTYIKLEVLHYAVANMPGAVPRTSTIALTNVTVPYALQLANKGYKQACVDNEALLKGINTLEGFVTFQAVAEAHGLGYSDAHTLLRK; this is translated from the coding sequence ATGAATATTGGTGTACCAAAGGAAATTAAAAATAACGAGAACCGAGTTGCAATGACACCAGCAGGAGTTATGACTTTAGTTAGTGCAGGTCATCAAGTATTCGTTGAAACAGAAGCAGGAATAGGATCTGGCTTTACTGATGAGCAGTATCTAGAAGCTGGAGCTACAATTGTTTCAACTGCGAAGGAAGCTTGGAGTCAAGAGATGGTCATGAAAGTAAAAGAGCCTCTTCCTGAAGAATATTATTATTTTTATGAAGGGCTGATTTTATTTACTTACTTACATTTAGCCCCAGAACCTGAACTAACAAAAGCACTGATCGATAAAAAAGTTGTTGGAATTGCCTATGAAACGGTTCAACTACCTAATGGTTCTTTACCGTTACTTACCCCGATGAGTGAAGTTGCAGGAAGAATGGCTTCACAAATTGGAGCACAATTCCTTGAGAAAACAAAAGGTGGAAAAGGCATTCTCCTAGGTGGTGTACCTGGTGTTAGCCGTGGAAAGGTTACTGTAATTGGTGGAGGAGTCGTAGGAACAAATGCAGCAAAAATTGCTATGGGATTGGGAGCAGACGTTACGATTGTCGATTTAAATCCGGATCGTTTACGTCAACTAGATGATATATTTGGATCTAGCATTAATACTCTCATGTCTAACCCATTAAATATAGCAGAAGCTTTAAAAGAATCTGATTTAGTTGTTGGAGCAGTACTTATTCCAGGAGCAAAGGCTCCGAGACTTGTGACAGAAGAAATGGTACAGGCTATGACTCCAGGATCTGTTATTGTTGACGTAGCTATTGACCAAGGTGGGATATTTGAAACAACTGATCGAATTACAACCCATGACAACCCTACCTACATAAAGCTTGAAGTTCTTCATTATGCAGTTGCCAATATGCCAGGAGCTGTTCCTAGAACTTCAACAATTGCTTTGACAAACGTAACCGTTCCTTATGCGCTTCAATTAGCGAATAAGGGGTATAAGCAAGCTTGTGTAGATAATGAAGCGTTACTTAAGGGGATAAATACATTGGAAGGGTTTGTAACCTTTCAAGCTGTTGCAGAAGCTCATGGTCTGGGATATTCAGACGCACATACTTTGTTAAGAAAATAA